The genomic stretch AACGCTCGGCTGCTGCTGTAGGTTTGGCCCGGGGAGAGAGGCTATTGTTGACGTTGACACGCTAGCACCGGCGTCGAAGAGAGCGGCCACGATGTCAGGGTGTGCGCTATGTGTCGCCCGCTTGAGTCCCTTGTTGAGGTCTTCGGCAGTTAGTCGGCCGGTGGCGATGGCTTTCTGAGTCTGTGATAGGTCACCAGTAAAGCACGCATGGAAAAAGGCGCGGAGAAAGACATCGTTGGGTTCCATTGCAATGAAACTAGGATAGACTAGGGCAGCcagtttgatatatatagtaggATTAAGATAATTATTGTTGGTTGCTCCAAAAGTTAGATGAGGTTAATATAGTAAGTGACGCTGTCTAACTCTTGTTAGCCTGGTATTAGTTAGTTTATGGGGCTGCGATTAACTAAAAGGTAGTTGGTTTAGTCTAAGAGGATGGGGGAAGATCCTTTTTTACCCTGACTGTACAGAGTAGCTAATCAAAATAGAAAGTATGGCAAGTCAGCTGTTGAAGCATTTTGAGACGATGTTACCCTTAATTCCTTGCGGGGCTTTGCGGCAACCGCCCCGACACCTGACTGGTAGCTTGGCCGAACAAATCTCTTCGATTAAGCGACATCGCCCTAAGAGCCCGTGCGTCACTGTCCGCACCATCGGACGCGTAGCTCAACCCTTCAGCGTATTTAGCAACGAGAGAGGCAATTTCCGAAGGCTCGGTTGGTCCTTGGATTGTCTTGAGGAGCGCAAGGGAGTCTGCGAGCCTGAAGTCAAGCGATCTGATACCGGAGGCAATCATTGTCCTTAGCAGGTATACATGGTCATGGCAGGAGCCAAGATGTGCTGTAAGCACTATGTTTTCTGGGTCCGTATTTCCCGTGTTCATAGCATGCGTCATGATTGTCCAGTCGACGAACCTCTCCAACGCGTCCCTGGGCTTCTCTGACACGAAGTTGTAGACATCGGAAGGGAGGTTGCTCAGAATCGAACTCGTGTTCGCTCTAATAGTTGTTGAACTACCCGGACAAAATAGATGGGGTGACCGCTCACGGCCAAGGGCTGATGCCTCAGTGAGCGGTGATCCATGATGTGAAATACTCACTGAGCAAACACCTGAGCGCCCTCATTAAAGCGGCAGTGTCCCAAAGAGGAAGTTTACGATTGTCCTAGAAAATCTATTACGTATAGGTGCATATATAAGTAGACTAAGTCGATATCATCGAGGTGTATAGCCCAAACAGGAAGGAAACCTTGGGACAACACTGGGCATGTTTCTGTTTCACTCTAACGGGTAGGTTGAAACAGCCTCGTGTATGTTCAGAAAATAGTCCTCTGGAAATTTGATGGAACGCGGTGGCTGATGACCACTCCTCGAACCAAGTGGCGTTCTAGTTCGTGCCAACGGAACTGTAGACTGTTGGAAATCCTAGTTAGAGAAATTAAGGTTACGGAAAGACCCCAGAGAGAAACCTCTACTTACTACTAAGATCGTTAGAGCGAACGTCAATGTTTGATAGAAGAGGTGTCGACATTGGGGTATGTAATTGATGAGTGATCGGCGGAGACAAGGTAAGAAGAGGGGCGTGACGTGCGGGCCAGCACAGTAGAGGAATATTGCTCTTACCACGATCGGAATTAAAACGTCCCAAACATGTGGGGTACGAGCATGATCCCGCAAGGCCTCCCTTAAGAATCACCTTGGACCGGTTTATTAAGTCTTAGCAATGTCCTCCATTGATAATAGAGAGCACAGGTCACATTTATCCACCAATCCCGTTGCGGCATCAGGGTGTCGTGTTGCGAAACACAACTACAAATACTAGGGTACCGCGGGCAGACAACTCTCATACCATTCTGGGtaagaatatcaacaatatAGATTGGACTGCTGTCGTCATGTACAACAATCCGATTATTCCCGGATTTAATCCCGACCCTTCCATTATCCGCGTGAAGAATGACTTTTTCCTCGTAACATCCTCCTTTGAATATTTCCCAGGAGCTCCGATATACCACAGCACCGATCTGATACGCTGGACCCTGATCGGCCACGCACTGACCAGGCGCAGTCAGATTCACATCCAGACCCCAGAACCTGGCGGTGGAGTTTGGGCGACCACCCTGCGATACCATGACGGTGTCTACTACATAATTGCGGCCAGCTTCGAGCGCTACCGCCCACAGGACGATGATCGTGTTTGGCCGCGTGGGTTCTATGTAAAGACCGAGAACATCTGGGACTCGGGTTCCTGGTCCGACCCGGTGTTTTTCGACCAGGTCGGATTCGATCAGGATGTACGTACATCTCGTCCATAACAATACCCTACGTGGACGCCTGTTCTAACAAGAGTTTCTGAAGCTGTTTTGGGACGACGACGGCACAGTCTATCTATCATCGACCTATCGCAAACTGAATAGAACGCCGAATGCAAATCTTAAAGACTTCGCCATCCATATCGCCACTATTGATCTTGCTAGCGGTACTTCCACCTCAGAACCGAAGCTCATCCGAGAGTCTACCTCTGGTGTCTCGGAGGGATCGCATATATTTAAGCGCGGAAAATACTATTATCTTTTTACTGCCGAAGGGGGCACAGAAAgcggccattgtgaatgGGTGAGTCGCAGTGAGACAGGCCCGTTCGGCCCGTGGGAAGTGGGGCCGAATAACCCActctggagaaatggaatCAATGATGAGGTGCAAAATACTGGGCATGCAGACTTGGTAGAAGATGCACAGGGAAGATGGTGGGCTGTTTTGCTGGGTGTTCGACCGGTACGAAAAGATGGTTACTGGGAGGAGTCTGTTTTTGGTAACTTTGCTCATTCTTTGCTTGGCCTATGCTGCAGGACTAACTCGATCGCTACTGTGACAATAGGACGCGAAACATTCCTGATACCGGttgaatggaaggatgaTTGGCCAATCTTCAACCGGGGCAAAAAGATCTCTCTCCAATCCGACACTCCACACCTTTATGAGTATCAACATCCCGTAGCATGGAGAGACGATTTCTCGAGCCCAGAGTTGCAGCTAGGCTGGTACCGCAAAAGTAAGCTCATGAAAGCGTTTTCAGAGATATCGAACTGAGACTGGTACCTTTAGACACCCCCATGAGGACAGACTACTCGCTCACAGAGCGACCAAACCACCTCCGTCTACATGGTGGACCGTATAACCTCTCCGTTCCCAGCTGCCCAACTCTATTTCTCCGGAAACAGATCCACCATTACTGCACCTGGGAGACGAAATTATCTTTCAGCCCTGAGTCACAACATACAGAAGCTGGAACTGTCGTCTGGTGGAACTACTTCACATACAGCAGTATAGGGATCCGGCTCTCCCCTACCAAGGAAGGGGCACGTATTGTGCGATTCCGACCGGCTGAGGGAGAGGTCATTGATCGAGAACTACGAAGCGCAGTGTCGGATGTAGTATTCTTCATTGAATGCGGAGACCAGTATAGGTTTGGTTTCAAAGAGGTTAATGGCACTAGTTCCGAGACTCAATGGATAGGAGAGGTTCAGAACAGCACAATGACTCAGTCGCCGCCAGTCGGTGCACCTTTTACCGGGATGATGCTCGGACTGTACGCTTTCGGAGAACGACAACGCTGTTTGTTACCGGCAGATTTTGGATACGCCGAGTTTAGATAATTGATTAGCCTTATGTACAACTCCACTGGACTGTTTGTACTGTCGATATTTCGTTTCTTACTGCAATATAATCTCTATCTAGGCGTCCTATTCGGAATTATATTGCTTCAAAGCCATCACCAATCTTATTGCATTCATCATAGAAGCCACAGTTCTTCCGAGATAAACGATATCAAGTGCTGAGCACTCCATGTTAAGCTCATGTTCTATTATCGCGGGTTCTCACAGAGGCTTTGGTCTTCTTGATCCCTGCCTGGTGTTACATTAATGGCACGGCTTTATCAGTGTAGTGAATCAAGCAGCGACTGTTTTCAAACTTCAGGGCCACTTATCATTAGCCAAGGCGACTAATGTCAAGCCACAATCTGCTACTCACGCTCGTTCTCTCTAACATGCGTACATTGTTTACATACCGACTTCAAACCGGCCCACTCTGCGGCTCTCATTAACATCTTAGGTTTGACAATATTATTCCGGCTCCGGTACCTAACCTTCGCAGACGTTAGCGGCGTTGACGTAGATGATTCCATGTGGAAGAGTGAAGTATGCTTGAGAAGTCCCCGACGAGATGGTATTACCTAAAGCCTGATACCAGTAGGTAGAGCTTGACTTCTGTGACAGTGAAGCCTTAACCGAATACGACGCTTCTTTGATGACAAGCGCCTTGGCGAATCAAGAGTTGTCACATCAAGGTGATACGAGCTTCCGGGAGACCAGTCAGATAGCGAAAGGTCAGAGCAACGCTTGTTTGCTGTTGCCTAAGCAAGGATGGGTCTCTACGTTGTCCGAAACAAATAGTAGCTTTACACTTTCGATCTTGCCAATGACATTCAGCTGATTATCTCTCCCAGCTGGTAGTTAATTTCTTCTAACCTCCCATGATTCAACGATATGTCTTTCCAGAAGTAAAAACACGGTCCTTGAAGCATTGTCTTTGGTGGGAAAAGATTCGCATCTCCTACTTCCTATGATTTACATAGGGTGCTCCTACAACCTCGCTGGTAATGAACTAAAACCTTCTAGAACATTATCTAGTAAGGTGAACATTGGGCTTTGCAGAGGCTGCGTTCCACTAGTTGATGTCTAGCTGCTCACTAGTCCATAACCATATTTCCAAATATGGCTGAGTGGAGATGAATTGCCACGCTGGATGAACAGACAAGTTCGCAATGGAGAAGCAATGAAACTTAGAAAAACCCAAAATGTATTGTTCTCAAGTAAGTCGGCTCTAAGTTCTAGCCCATAATTGCAGTCTCtaataataacaatgatATCACAGCACAGCGTTATCCCTGAAAAATTCAGGTGATCGACCGACCAGAACGGATTCTTATTTTTGGCTTGGGATCCACAAGAGGAATAATGTGATTGTGGTGCCCCACTGCCTTAGGCCTATCGCAGTAACGAACACGAGTACGACCGCACTAAGTTCATCTTCGCCGATCAACCAGGCCTCACTTCAAATACTTCTAATAGATTCTTTTATATAAACACCATATTCAATCAGAtcatgatttctcttcatcagaccttcttgttcttgcacaatggcttccaaaCCTCTCCAGCGGTCGAAGTCGGATGACCTCGCCGAAATAGTAGATGCTCCTCCACCTTATACACTTATCGCAGAAGCAGGATCCAGCACGGTACAAGGTACAGTTGTCTAGCAATTCCATCGCTACAATCCACTAACAAGATAGATGACGGTCGCATCGATGTGGATCTCGACTCTCCCGCGGCAAGAACCGCTCTCAAGTTCATCCCCCGGCTCGGTGAAGACGATATCATAAGCCCACCGCCTACCTACTCAAGGCCAGTGGAATGCGATATTAAACTTAACATTGTCATTCATGTCGTGGGGAGCCGAGGTGATGTTCAACCTTTTATTGCGCTGGGGAATGAATTGCAAAACCATGGCCATCGAGTACGGTTAGCGACACACGATGTGTTTGATTCCTTCGTTCGAAAGTCGGGTCTGGAGTTCTATCCGATAGGCGGCGATCCTGCCGAACTCATGGCATTTATGGTGAAGAACCCAGGTCTAATCCCAAACATGAAGAGTCTGAAGGCAGGGGAAATCTCACGAAAACGGGTGATGGTCCGAGAGATGCTGGAAGGATGCTGGAAGTCTTGTATTGAGGATGATCCTCGCACAGGGGCCCCGTTCGTGGCCGACGCCATCATCGCAAATCCTCCCAGCTTTGCGCATGTCCATTGTGCCCAGGCCCTAGGTGTTCCCCTACACTTGATGTTCACGATGCCTTGGAGTTCGACATCGGAGTATCCTCACCCGCTGGCTAATTTGAAATACTCGGGTAATAACGCGAGTTTCGCAAATGCCGTTTCATATGGAGTTGTGGAGTGGATGACCTGGCAAGGGTGAGATTAATTGTTCGCAGAATGGGGGTATTCGTCTAATATGCTGTATTTAGGCTCGGCGATGTGATCAACGACTGGAGGGAAACCATTGACCTCGAACGGGTTCCACTCACGGAAGGGCCGAGCCTTGTGCAGACACTTAAAGTACCGTTCACATATTGCTGGTCGCCAGCCTTGGTACCCAAGCCGAAGGATTGGCCGTCTTACATCGGTAATTTCCTCCAACCCTTCCTTGTTGTGCCCTACTAAGTGTCTAGATGTAtgcggcttcttctttcgtgaATTGCCGATATATACCCCTTCGTCTGAGCTAGATGCATTCCTCCGAGACGGCCCACCCCCAGTGTATATTGGCTTCGGTAGCATTGTCATTGATGATCCCCCGCGG from Aspergillus oryzae RIB40 DNA, chromosome 1 encodes the following:
- a CDS encoding uncharacterized protein (predicted protein): MEPNDVFLRAFFHACFTGDLSQTQKAIATGRLTAEDLNKGLKRATHSAHPDIVAALFDAGASVSTSTIASLPGPNLQQQPSVVRHFLDHGLDPNSRLSTGEPLLPMLRNPASARLHLDYAPCLEGGIASYFSASSKGDKQKDLRRITSAT
- a CDS encoding uncharacterized protein (beta-xylosidase); translation: MYNNPIIPGFNPDPSIIRVKNDFFLVTSSFEYFPGAPIYHSTDLIRWTLIGHALTRRSQIHIQTPEPGGGVWATTLRYHDGVYYIIAASFERYRPQDDDRVWPRGFYVKTENIWDSGSWSDPVFFDQVGFDQDTSPSISPLLILLAVLPPQNRSSSESLPLVSRRDRIYLSAENTIIFLLPKGAQKAAIVNGLGRRCTGKMVGCFAGCSTGRETFLIPVEWKDDWPIFNRGKKISLQSDTPHLYEYQHPVAWRDDFSSPELQLGWYRKNTPMRTDYSLTERPNHLRLHGGPYNLSVPSCPTLFLRKQIHHYCTWETKLSFSPESQHTEAGTVVWWNYFTYSSIGIRLSPTKEGARIVRFRPAEGEVIDRELRSAVSDVVFFIECGDQYRFGFKEVNGTSSETQWIGEVQNSTMTQSPPVGAPFTGMMLGLYAFGERQRCVLFGIILLQSHHQSYCIHHRSHSSSEINDIKC